From Equus przewalskii isolate Varuska chromosome 2, EquPr2, whole genome shotgun sequence:
CGAGGGGTCCCCGGCCCTGAGCACTGGGTGTGAGACAGGGCTCCCAGTGATCAGAGGACCTCGAGGGCTAGTGTGGCAGGGCCCTTGGCAGGTGCACATGCCATCCTGGATACGCATGTGTGGAGCCCCCAGAACCAGCCTTGGGTGTCAGGCTTTGGTGGTCTAGCTGTGGAGATGATGAGGATGGCCCTTGGTGACAAGCACACACTCCAGAGCCAGCCTGCACAGGGTCTAACCCTGGCCCCACCACTTGCCCCAAAAGGGTAGGCGCTATCCGTGCAGCCCAGGcaggtggctgtgaggattaagtggggGCCGTGGGCACGGTGCCCACCCACGTGGGGCTAAAGGAGATCCCCATCTGTGTCCTCCTGGCTTCTCTGTCTTTACCCCCACCTGTTAAAATGGGTGTCATGAGCACCCACCTCAGCGAGGGCTATAGAAGGGACCCAGGCAGCCAAGtgggggcctgggctgggtggggTCCTGGAGACAAAGGCTCAGGTCGCCCCTCTCCAGTGTGACtcacttttcctctccttccaggctCTGCTGTCCTTCTGTCCTCAGGTTAGTGACCACCCTCCCCTGGAAACCGCAACAGTCCTCTCTGGCCTCTCCAGTCCCACCTTGTGCCTGTTCCCTTGGGTCCCACCCCTCCCTCATGgactcctcctccccaccagggCCGTCTGGGCCCGGGATGGCCGGCAGCTCGGTGGTGTCAGAATCTGTGGTGAGCTGGGCGGCCGGCGCCCAGGCCACGCTGCGCTGCCAAAGCCCTCGTATGGTGTGGACCCAGGACCGGCTGCACGACCGCCAGCGCGTGGTCCACTGGGACCTCAGCGGCGGCCCTGCCGGCGGCCCCACGCGCCGACTGGTGGACATGTACTCGGCGGGCGAGCAGCGCGTGTACGAGACGCGCGACCGCGGCCGCCTGCTACTGCCGCCCTCCGCCTTCCACGACGGCAACTTCTCGCTGCTCATCCGGGGTACGGCGCCTTGGAGCCGGGCGGGGGCTCAGGGGCTCCGAGGCGCGCGGCACTCGGGACGCTGCGGAGCTCACGCTAGCTTTTCTCCCGGGTGCGTAGCGGTGGAGGAGACAGACGAGGGCCTGTACACCTGTAACCTGCACCACCACTACTGCCACCTCTACGAGAGCCTGGCCGTCCGTCTCGAGGTCACTGACAACCGTGAGTGTGCCAGCCCCCGGGGACCAGCCCCTGTCCTCACGCCTCCCTGCCCCCCTAGACTCCTTTCCTGGTCcctccctgtcctctctcctcctctgtggggGATCCCTGACCGCCCTGCACCTCCAGCCCGGGCCGCCGGCGCACATTGGGACGGCGAGAAGGAGGTGCTGGTGGCGGAGCGCGGGGCTCCCGCGCTGCTGACGTGCGTGAACCGCGCACACGTGTGGACCGACCGGCACCTGGAGGAGGCGCAGCAGGTGGTGCACTGGGACCGGCAGCCGCCGGGGGTGCCGCACGACCGCGCCGACCGCCTGCTCGACCTGTACGCGTCGGGCGAGCGCCGCGCCTACGGGCCGCCCTTCCTGCGCGACCGCGTGGCGGTGGCAGTGGACGCCTTTGCGCGCGGCGACTTCTCTCTGCGCATCGACCCGCTGGAGCCTGCCGACGAGGGCACCTACTCCTGCCACCTGCACCACCACTACTGCGGCCTGCACGAGCGCCGCGTCTTCCACCTGAGGGTCACCGAGCCCGCCGCACAGCCTCCCCCGCGGGACTCGCCGGGCAACGGCTCCAGCCACAGCAGCGCCCCCCGGCCAGGTACAGGAGGCCGCCCTGGGCGCCCAGGGAACGTTTCCGGGGCTGGGAACGGCAGGAGACACCTGGGCCCCTCCCTGTCCCACTCCCGTCCCGAATGAGGGACCTGGGTGCTAGCCGAGGGAAGGACACACGGGCAGCAGCCGCCTGTCCCTTCCGGAGACCCACGCAGCGCAGCAGGGGCGGCCTGGGTCCGGGCGGGCGCACCGCGTGGTCGGTCTGCAGCACCCCCCTGACTTCGCCCCCGCACGGCCCCTGCAGACCCCACGCTGGCGCGCGGCCGCAGCGTCATCAACGTCATCGTCCCCGAGGGCAGGGCCCACTTCTTCCAGCAGCTGGGCTACGTGCTGGCTACTCTGCTGCTCTTCATCCTGCTGCTCATCACCGTCATCCTGGCCACCCGCCAGCGTCGCCGCGGAGGTGAGCCAGGACAGGAAGCCTTTCCCGACGCAGGCGGGACTTGGGGTGCGGCAGTCTGAGCAGAGGGCGAGCAGGGGGCCCGATGAACGTCAGTGCCGCGGCTGCGAGCGTTCCTCGGGGccggggagctggggagggcacGAGACTGCCCCCAACACGAGTCTCCCTCCCCAGGCTACGAGTACTCGGGCAAGAAATCGGGGCGGTCAAAGGGGTGAGTGCCCCCTCCCGGCTTTCCTGGGGACCAGGCTCCGCCCCACCAGCCGCCCTGACCTCCTACCACCCTCCCGGCTCTCCTGGAgaccaggccccgccccgcccaccgccctgagctccccctcctccccgctccaGGAAGGACATGAACATGGAGGAGTTTGCTGTCGCCACAGGGGACCAGCCTCTTTACAGGACTGAGGACATCCAACTAGGTGAGGGGGCCCTGGACACCAAGGCACAGACTGTGGCTCCCAGGCCTGAACTGGGGAGGCACATCTCTGGGAGGGCCCTCACactgctctctccccaccccagattACAAAAACAACATCCTGAAGGAGAGAGCTGGGCTTGCCCATAGCCCCCTGCCTGCCAAGTATGTGGACTTGGACAACGGTGAGTGGTTGGGAGGGCCTCCTCCACCCATCTCACAGCAGGGCCCATACCCCACACCACCCACTCTCAGAACCACAAAGGAACCAGCCAGCCCCACAGGCAGCAGTCCCCTGGGACCTCAGGGCTCCAGAAGCCCCTGGGCAGGTCTGCCTTGCATTTCCTCCTGTGATGGAGGGGCGTGAGCAGACGCTGACCTGTTCCCTTGGTTTCCAGAGTTCAGGAAGGAGTACTGCAAATAAGGTGATCTTGGGCTCCTGGCTGGGCCAGCAGCTCTGCCAACTCCTGTCTGTCCGTCTTGGAGGACGTCCTCCTGACCCTCATGCCGCTCCCCCAGCCTCCACTCCAGCGGCTGGTCCCGCTGTCCTAGAACTTGGCCTGGACTGGTGCAGAGTGAGGAGGCTGCCTCCAGATCCCTCTCCTGGGAGCCATCCTAATCCTCACAAGCAGCAGTGGGCTCCCTGGGACTCTGCAGGCTGTGGCTGCAccccttcagcagccctgggctggTTCCCACGCTCACTGGTGCCCTGGTgtaccctccccccccccactgcACAGTCAAGACCCCACTGATGTTCACCAAGCCCTGAGGCTCTCCTAGTCTCTGCCCGCTAGGggctaggggctgggggcagggggcaggaagACACTCTTGTAGGGGGCTCAGCAGGAGCTGTGGTCAGCCTCAGGGCTGGCACTCCCACGTCTTTCTCATGGGAGCTGCCTGCTGGCTCCCCATGCACTACCCAGCCAGGCTGCCATCGATCGGCTCTGCACAGAGACCAGAGGACTGTGcactccaggcccagggctgaTGCCCCTCGGCGCTGCGTCGGGCcacctggggctgccctgggccccttctctgcttcccctctgctccagccGTGTTGCCAACCAGCTGCCTTGACAGTCACTGGGCTCCATGTGACTTTTGAccctgcctctccccctcccacagcccctccctgggctggagtctggggctggggcctcatttggcttctgtttttgctgaggacaggggagggggtgaaGATGGTTGTAGAGTGGCCTGAGCTGCCACTCCCGACTCCCCACATTTGCTCCTCCTGGAAAATTGCTGCCATCGCAATAAAGACCACGTCTGATTTTTAGACCTGGCCCAGCTATGCCTCTGCAGCACTCCCTGCATCTCCCAGGGGCAGAGTCTAGGCCTCAGGAGCCCCCAAACGCTTTTCTTCATCTAAAGTCCCCCTGTCATTGTCCATTCCTTTTGAGTGGAAGGTTTGGGTTCAGGTGTGGTGGGCCAGTTCTATAGTACTTACTCCTGGTTGTGAAGGAGTTTCAGATCCTTCTCTGAGGGTCTACTTGGATGTAGGGGAGGGGAGCATATTggtgggcaggagggcagagggaggcacTGTGTTAGTTcagtcctctgagaagcagacgCCGAGATGGCTTGGCTGGCGGGGGGAGGCAGGAAGCCTTCAGATGGAGTGGCATGGCCCCGGTGAAGGGGAAGGACACTGCAGTAGAAAGAAGCCTGTGTGTCTCCCCCACACTGACCCCATCCTTCAGAGCCCTCCCAGGACAGCAGAAGGCAGGGAAGAATATGCAGGTTATGACGGCTGCATGAGGAGGCTCGAGCCACCCACATGTCCTCAGCATCCAAGCTCCCACTCTGGGGAAGTGAAAACCCTGGGGTCATTTTGACTGAAGGTGCAGCTCCAGTATACCTACACAAAGGAAGTCCAGCACAAGACTTATTACTTACAGATCCCAGAAACAGGACGCAACCAGCCGGGGAAGCCTCTGTCCCAGGTCACAAGCCAGCAGGAGACAGAGAACAGGATAGCACCTGTTACTTACAAGGTGTTTGGGGCAGAGGTCACTAATTTTTGTGGGCTCAACTCTGAGTGGAAAAGCAGAGGGGAACTTGTGGTGGGACTCCTAAGTTTGGGTCCTTATCTCAGTGTCCTAACTCCATGTGAGCAGGCTGTCATCCTGTAAAATGCTGAGGTAGAGACTCAGAATGGTTGTTTTCTCATCACACACTCACAAGGACCCCACAGTGacaaaggcagggagggaggctgggccgGGGAGCTGTGGCTTGCTTGAGAATGTGCCTCCTTCCCAGCCCAGTGACCCCCTGGCCCCGCAGTGGCCGCACTGCCACGGGACGAGGCCCCTCCTGTAAGGGCTCAGGTGCTGGCCACAAACAGCCCTCCTTGCAGGGTCCCAGCCTGGCCACATCAGCATCAGCACTGGGATTGTTCTCATTGGGCTTCTGGCTACTGGTCTCTCCCACGACTTGGGCTGAGTGtcaggtgggagagggaggctAGCGGGTGGGCTGGAGTGTAACTGGGACATCGGACCCCCGCATATGTATGGCCGGCAGCCATTTGTGTCTGGTGTAGGGGATGCTGGTCCCCGGGCGAGCTCTCAGGGCAGAGactgtcttcctccttccctggacACCCAGCAGAGAGTCATAGACACTTCTTTTAAGGCTATCCTGCCTGGCTTCCTCACATTACCTCTGGTGAAACCGAGACCCAAGGGGAGAAAGTCCAGGCTTTGCTGAATGGGTGCCAACCTCACCGAGCCCTGCCTGCTCTCCCCATCATAGCCTTGGGGTATGGAGGTCAGAACCCCTGGCCTAGGCTGACCTCGGGTAgtccccagcctggcctctgggaCTTAGGTGCAAACTCTGGCTCCTTCAGTCAGTAGTGGACTGATGGGGTCCTTTCCTGTGCTGGCCTACTGTCCACGGATGGTCATGACCAAGTAGATGGCAGAGTCCTAGGCTCTAGCCAGCTTCAAGGGGGG
This genomic window contains:
- the MXRA8 gene encoding matrix remodeling-associated protein 8 yields the protein MELRSRVLFWKLVLLQSSAVLLSSGPSGPGMAGSSVVSESVVSWAAGAQATLRCQSPRMVWTQDRLHDRQRVVHWDLSGGPAGGPTRRLVDMYSAGEQRVYETRDRGRLLLPPSAFHDGNFSLLIRAVEETDEGLYTCNLHHHYCHLYESLAVRLEVTDNPRAAGAHWDGEKEVLVAERGAPALLTCVNRAHVWTDRHLEEAQQVVHWDRQPPGVPHDRADRLLDLYASGERRAYGPPFLRDRVAVAVDAFARGDFSLRIDPLEPADEGTYSCHLHHHYCGLHERRVFHLRVTEPAAQPPPRDSPGNGSSHSSAPRPDPTLARGRSVINVIVPEGRAHFFQQLGYVLATLLLFILLLITVILATRQRRRGGYEYSGKKSGRSKGKDMNMEEFAVATGDQPLYRTEDIQLDYKNNILKERAGLAHSPLPAKYVDLDNEFRKEYCK